The Mytilus galloprovincialis chromosome 4, xbMytGall1.hap1.1, whole genome shotgun sequence genome contains a region encoding:
- the LOC143071932 gene encoding complement C1q-like protein 4, which yields MYWLLLTTVLVFIDCVTVKGGCSGCSDTCQMYNELKAEIDDLKAASIPVAFYAYLSANLAISSVSTHSIIKYDVVDLNLGNGYDASSGQFTAPSDGLYVIHITTGARDSSHAVVELISNGVIKDITWADSMHHNDRAVATTVTPLDLRKGDKVNARIGPAKGGAVLESTTHIRCSFSGFKVQ from the exons ATGTACTGGTTACTACTTACAACTGTGCTTGTCTTTATTGACTGTGTTACTGTTAAAGGCGGATGTTCCGGCTGCTCTGATACCTGCCAAATGTACAACGAGCTTAAGGCGGAGATTGATG ATTTAAAAGCAGCAAGCATTCCCGTAGCCTTTTACGCATATCTGTCAGCAAATCTTGCAATAAGTTCGGTATCAACTCATTCAATAATAAAGTACGACGTGGTTGACCTCAATCTTGGTAACGGTTATGATGCATCATCTGGTCAGTTCACAGCACCTAGCGATGGTCTGTACGTGATACACATAACAACAGGGGCCAGGGATTCCTCTCATGCTGTGGTAGAACTAATCTCGAATGGAGTTATTAAGGACATTACATGGGCTGATTCGATGCATCATAATGACCGTGCCGTAGCGACAACTGTTACTCCCCTAGATTTGAGGAAAGGTGATAAAGTAAATGCCAGAATAGGTCCTGCAAAAGGTGGAGCAGTTCTTGAAAGTACGACCCATATCCGTTGTAGCTTCTCTGGTTTTAAAGTTCAGTAA